One Streptomyces sp. NBC_01237 genomic region harbors:
- a CDS encoding MFS transporter, producing MAAPATSPPTPGSLKRVVAASLVGTTVEWYDFFLYGSAAALVFNKLFFPESDPLVGTLLSFLTYAVGFAARPVGALVFGHYGDRLGRKKLLVLSLLMMGGATFAIGLLPTHATVGSAAPVLLTVLRLVQGFALGGEWGGAVLLVSEHGDAERRGFWASWPQTGAPAGQLLATGVLSALTALMSDSAFLAWGWRIPFLLSGVLVILGLWIRLSVDESPVFKAALAQAAQRRAESAAAEKMPLVAVLRHHWRDVLIAMGARMAENISYYVITAFILVYATTAVDLSKQTALNAVLIASAVHFAVIPLWGALSDRIGRKPVYLVGAIGVGLWMFPFFALIDTRSFGSLLLAVTVGLIFHGAMYAPQAAFFAEMFATRMRYSGASIGAQFSSVAAGAPAPLIATALLADFDSSTPIALYVIAAALLTVVALLCAKETRHRDLADIDAEAAEGREPADRAELPADARPV from the coding sequence ATGGCCGCCCCCGCAACCTCTCCCCCAACACCCGGCTCCCTCAAGCGAGTCGTCGCCGCCAGCCTCGTCGGCACCACCGTCGAGTGGTACGACTTCTTCCTGTACGGCTCCGCTGCCGCGCTGGTCTTCAACAAGCTGTTCTTCCCCGAATCCGACCCGCTCGTCGGTACCCTCCTCTCCTTCCTCACCTATGCCGTCGGCTTCGCCGCTCGGCCTGTCGGGGCCCTGGTGTTCGGGCACTACGGCGACCGCCTCGGACGCAAGAAGCTGCTGGTGCTCAGTCTGCTGATGATGGGCGGGGCGACGTTCGCCATCGGACTGCTCCCGACCCATGCCACGGTCGGGTCGGCCGCCCCCGTACTGCTCACCGTCCTGCGGCTGGTGCAGGGGTTCGCCCTCGGTGGTGAGTGGGGCGGGGCCGTCTTGCTGGTGTCCGAGCACGGGGATGCGGAGCGGCGCGGATTCTGGGCGTCATGGCCGCAGACCGGTGCTCCGGCCGGGCAGTTGCTCGCCACCGGGGTGCTGTCCGCGCTCACCGCGCTGATGTCGGACTCCGCGTTCCTGGCGTGGGGGTGGCGGATCCCGTTCCTGCTCTCGGGCGTGCTCGTGATTCTCGGCCTGTGGATTCGTCTCTCTGTCGATGAATCCCCTGTTTTCAAGGCCGCGTTGGCGCAGGCCGCCCAGCGCAGGGCGGAGTCCGCCGCGGCGGAGAAGATGCCGCTGGTCGCCGTGTTGCGCCATCACTGGCGGGACGTACTGATCGCCATGGGCGCCCGGATGGCGGAGAACATCAGCTACTACGTCATCACCGCGTTCATCCTCGTGTACGCGACGACCGCCGTCGATCTCAGCAAACAGACGGCACTCAACGCCGTACTCATCGCCTCCGCCGTGCACTTCGCCGTCATTCCGCTGTGGGGCGCCCTGTCGGACCGCATCGGGCGCAAGCCGGTCTATCTGGTCGGGGCGATCGGAGTGGGGCTGTGGATGTTCCCGTTCTTCGCGCTGATCGACACACGGAGCTTCGGGAGTCTGCTGCTCGCCGTCACCGTGGGGCTGATCTTCCACGGCGCGATGTACGCACCGCAGGCGGCGTTCTTCGCCGAGATGTTCGCGACCCGGATGCGGTACTCGGGTGCGTCGATCGGGGCCCAGTTCTCGTCGGTCGCCGCGGGTGCTCCGGCACCACTGATCGCCACCGCGCTGCTCGCCGACTTCGACAGTTCGACGCCGATCGCGCTGTACGTCATCGCCGCGGCACTGCTCACCGTGGTGGCGCTCCTGTGTGCGAAGGAGACCCGGCACCGGGACCTCGCCGACATCGACGCCGAAGCGGCGGAAGGGCGGGAACCGGCCGACCGGGCGGAGCTGCCCGCCGACGCCCGTCCGGTCTGA
- a CDS encoding NUDIX hydrolase — translation MATPDFIRDIRATAGHQLLLLPGVSAVVFDDDGRVLLGRRADTGKWALIAGICEPGEEPAETAEREVLEETAVQCVAERVVLTKALKPVQYGNGDRCQFLDITFRCRATGGEARVNDEESLEVGWFDVDALPPLAEFNLFRIKQALTDGPTWFQPTAPA, via the coding sequence ATGGCTACTCCCGACTTCATCCGCGACATCCGCGCCACCGCGGGCCACCAGCTGCTCCTGTTGCCGGGGGTCAGCGCGGTGGTCTTCGACGACGACGGCAGAGTACTGCTGGGGCGGCGCGCCGATACGGGCAAGTGGGCGCTCATCGCCGGTATCTGCGAGCCGGGGGAGGAGCCCGCGGAGACGGCCGAACGCGAGGTGCTGGAGGAGACGGCCGTGCAGTGCGTGGCCGAGCGGGTGGTGCTCACCAAGGCGCTGAAGCCGGTGCAGTACGGCAACGGCGACCGGTGCCAGTTCCTCGACATCACCTTCCGCTGCCGGGCGACGGGCGGCGAGGCTCGGGTCAATGACGAGGAGTCGCTGGAGGTGGGCTGGTTCGACGTCGACGCACTCCCGCCGCTCGCCGAGTTCAATCTCTTCCGGATCAAGCAGGCCCTCACCGACGGACCGACCTGGTTCCAGCCCACCGCCCCCGCCTGA